The following proteins are encoded in a genomic region of Reichenbachiella sp.:
- a CDS encoding NADH-quinone oxidoreductase subunit L, with amino-acid sequence MLKYTDILPLMILFLPLVGGILSYLVPNKRSGLIAVITATLILVYSVSAFFYIPFETGLDLDWITAGNQVFQVGLYYDQISGIMCIVVAIVALLVSIFSLEYMKHDAAQPRYFALLGLFAFSMYGIVLSSNLLLTFIFWELVGFSSYLLIGFWFEKAAPPISSFKAFLMNKVGDVGFLLGIFILFAYFKTLNIQALIGLDLSQSGIPSSLLITMGIGLFLAAVGKSAQFPLQTWLPDAMTGPTPVSALIHAATMVAAGVYLMVRIFPLLVPEVLAIIGIVGGITAFMGAFAAFAQNDIKKILAYSTVSQLGYMIMAVGAGFPVAAFMHLTTHAFFKAGLFLCSGSIIHYYHETNQDHDFDAQDITNMGGLRKVLPVTFTAFTLCMLALAGLPLFSGFLSKEMILNGLASSQLPFVVVFFGFASVFMTAAYMARLYFKVFFNNGEQKEKYSEALVIKVPLIVLSLLSLGFVFSANPINPNSSWLLPILSSFNGSAIAQHFSLIPVLSIALALAGLAFSYFYIEKKMFEGLVNGIKTVAYSLSNKNFYLDEIYKVAIVRGALLLAKAAYWWDQKVVDRVVNLIGETQVVVAYLTGWFDRTVVDGGVKLLTWTVNFAGNRTRQMQGGNLQAYLAWAVFGLLLIFYFFELLIG; translated from the coding sequence ATGTTAAAGTACACTGACATACTACCATTGATGATTCTATTCTTACCACTTGTCGGTGGAATACTATCGTATTTAGTCCCAAATAAACGATCAGGTTTGATAGCGGTGATTACTGCGACTCTCATTTTAGTTTATTCGGTAAGTGCATTCTTTTATATACCATTTGAAACTGGTTTAGATTTGGATTGGATTACAGCAGGTAATCAAGTGTTCCAAGTAGGATTGTACTATGACCAAATATCGGGGATCATGTGTATCGTCGTGGCTATTGTAGCTTTATTGGTCTCTATATTCTCTTTGGAATACATGAAGCATGATGCGGCACAGCCCCGATATTTTGCCCTATTAGGTCTTTTTGCTTTTTCGATGTATGGCATTGTGTTGTCTTCGAACCTGCTACTCACTTTTATTTTCTGGGAATTAGTAGGATTTAGTTCTTATCTCTTAATCGGATTTTGGTTTGAAAAAGCAGCACCACCGATTTCGTCATTCAAAGCTTTTCTCATGAACAAAGTGGGTGATGTTGGATTCTTGCTTGGTATATTCATCCTGTTCGCTTATTTCAAAACATTAAATATTCAAGCACTCATTGGATTAGACCTATCACAATCGGGTATCCCTAGTTCACTATTGATCACGATGGGCATCGGGCTGTTTTTAGCAGCCGTTGGTAAGTCGGCGCAGTTTCCACTGCAGACTTGGCTACCAGATGCGATGACCGGCCCTACGCCTGTTTCGGCATTGATTCATGCAGCTACGATGGTTGCGGCTGGTGTGTATTTGATGGTGCGCATCTTTCCATTACTCGTGCCAGAGGTGCTTGCCATTATTGGCATCGTAGGGGGTATCACTGCCTTTATGGGTGCTTTTGCCGCATTCGCGCAAAATGACATCAAGAAGATATTGGCCTATTCTACTGTGTCGCAGTTGGGCTACATGATCATGGCGGTTGGGGCAGGGTTTCCGGTAGCGGCTTTCATGCATCTTACTACCCATGCCTTCTTCAAAGCCGGCTTGTTTTTATGTTCTGGTAGCATCATTCATTACTATCATGAAACTAATCAGGATCACGACTTTGATGCCCAAGACATCACCAATATGGGTGGCTTGCGAAAAGTGTTGCCAGTTACATTTACGGCATTTACGCTTTGTATGCTGGCTTTGGCTGGCCTGCCTTTGTTTTCTGGTTTCCTTTCTAAAGAAATGATTTTGAATGGATTGGCTTCGAGCCAATTGCCGTTTGTTGTGGTCTTTTTCGGCTTCGCATCGGTCTTTATGACGGCTGCCTATATGGCTCGTTTGTATTTCAAAGTATTCTTTAATAACGGTGAGCAAAAGGAAAAGTATTCGGAAGCTTTGGTCATAAAAGTGCCACTGATCGTTCTTTCGCTCTTGTCTTTGGGTTTTGTCTTTTCTGCCAATCCCATCAACCCAAACAGCAGCTGGCTACTTCCCATATTATCGAGTTTTAATGGCAGCGCCATTGCTCAGCATTTTAGTTTGATTCCAGTATTGTCGATCGCTTTGGCGTTGGCTGGTCTGGCATTTTCTTATTTCTATATAGAAAAGAAAATGTTCGAGGGCTTGGTTAATGGCATCAAGACAGTAGCCTATTCTTTATCGAATAAAAACTTTTATCTCGACGAAATATATAAAGTGGCGATCGTACGTGGCGCTTTGCTATTGGCGAAAGCCGCCTATTGGTGGGATCAGAAGGTGGTAGACCGAGTGGTCAATCTGATCGGGGAGACGCAAGTCGTAGTGGCCTATCTGACGGGCTGGTTTGACCGAACTGTGGTGGATGGCGGCGTGAAACTCCTGACCTGGACGGTCAATTTTGCGGGCAACCGCACCAGACAAATGCAAGGCGGAAACCTACAGGCATACTTGGCCTGGGCGGTCTTTGGTTTGCTGCTGATTTTTTACTTTTTTGAATTATTGATTGGATAA
- a CDS encoding NADH-quinone oxidoreductase subunit M encodes MDHLLSWLVFIPLIAAVVMVIIPQSQSHFYKWVALGALALVTVLSVVLVCSFDKDVSGYGAESMQFTQQLDWIQLNIGSFGSLLIQYYLGVDGLSLALVLLSAIVLFIGVISSWNIKQNVQGYFLLYMVLSTSVIGCFVALDFFLFYLFFEFMLLPMYFLIGIWGGKRRAYASIKFFIYTLVGSLLILMVMIGLNLSVVQNPDSTIHTFDIMKMMNPENFISGSLLSLDFDGQLFGLTYRAWAFILLIIGFAIKLPAVPVHTWLPDAHVEAPTPISVVLAGILLKIGGYGFYRIGYTIFPDGAMEYGWWIALIGVIAIVYAAFVAMSQADLKRLIAYSSVSHMGFVMLGMAALTVEGSAGALFQMFSHGIISALLFLMAGVLYDRTGDRMIANYSGLATKMPWYSVAVIISFFAALGLPGFSGFIAEFLVLVGAFDGAINGSIVDVFMPILGLLGLVLGAAYFLWTIQRMFFGNYWVKEESWQLPDLNARELIMIIPLVILALLFGIFPGLLLDLANESVMGFVEYVNTQGELNLEVIKAVVR; translated from the coding sequence ATGGATCATTTACTTTCTTGGTTGGTCTTTATTCCGCTCATCGCTGCAGTGGTGATGGTGATAATACCGCAATCACAAAGCCATTTCTACAAGTGGGTGGCGCTAGGTGCTTTGGCGCTAGTGACGGTACTTTCGGTCGTGCTGGTTTGTTCTTTCGATAAAGACGTATCGGGTTACGGTGCTGAGAGCATGCAATTCACGCAGCAGCTAGATTGGATCCAACTCAACATTGGTTCATTTGGTAGCCTGCTGATACAATATTATCTAGGCGTAGATGGATTGAGTTTGGCGTTGGTGCTTCTGTCGGCCATCGTGCTATTCATTGGCGTGATTTCCAGCTGGAATATCAAACAGAACGTGCAAGGTTACTTTTTGCTATATATGGTGCTCAGTACGAGTGTTATAGGCTGTTTTGTGGCGTTGGACTTCTTTCTCTTCTACCTGTTTTTCGAATTCATGCTTTTGCCGATGTATTTCTTGATCGGCATATGGGGAGGCAAACGAAGGGCTTATGCTTCCATCAAATTCTTCATTTATACACTCGTCGGGTCGTTGTTGATTCTGATGGTGATGATAGGGCTGAACCTTTCTGTGGTTCAAAACCCTGATTCTACGATCCATACGTTCGATATTATGAAAATGATGAATCCAGAGAATTTCATCTCTGGCTCACTGCTGTCTTTGGATTTCGACGGTCAGTTGTTTGGATTGACTTATAGAGCCTGGGCATTCATTCTTTTAATTATTGGTTTTGCCATCAAATTGCCTGCCGTGCCAGTGCACACCTGGTTACCCGATGCGCACGTGGAGGCACCTACGCCGATATCAGTGGTCTTAGCTGGTATCTTATTGAAAATTGGTGGATATGGATTTTATCGAATTGGCTATACGATCTTCCCTGATGGGGCGATGGAATATGGCTGGTGGATTGCACTCATAGGTGTAATAGCCATTGTATATGCGGCCTTTGTGGCGATGTCGCAAGCCGACCTCAAAAGATTAATCGCCTATTCATCTGTTTCTCACATGGGATTTGTGATGTTAGGTATGGCAGCATTGACAGTGGAGGGCAGTGCTGGAGCGTTGTTTCAGATGTTTAGCCATGGCATCATCTCCGCCTTACTGTTTTTGATGGCGGGTGTACTATATGATCGTACGGGTGATCGAATGATAGCTAACTACAGCGGTTTGGCTACTAAGATGCCTTGGTATAGTGTGGCCGTGATTATTTCATTCTTTGCTGCTTTGGGTCTACCAGGATTCTCAGGTTTTATTGCTGAGTTTTTAGTGTTGGTCGGCGCTTTCGATGGCGCTATCAATGGTTCTATCGTGGATGTTTTTATGCCGATTCTAGGTCTGCTTGGCTTGGTGCTAGGCGCTGCTTATTTCCTTTGGACGATCCAGCGCATGTTTTTTGGTAATTATTGGGTGAAAGAAGAAAGCTGGCAATTGCCGGATCTGAATGCGCGCGAATTGATAATGATCATCCCGCTGGTGATTTTGGCACTGCTCTTCGGGATATTCCCAGGACTACTACTCGACTTGGCCAACGAGTCGGTGATGGGATTTGTAGAATATGTAAACACGCAAGGGGAGTTGAACCTTGAGGTGATAAAAGCTGTCGTACGATGA
- a CDS encoding NADH-quinone oxidoreductase subunit N: MSLSSLNDQIQAIIGDFGVLLPEATLILGSFALIILQLILKDKGASVKTVSSLFLLGLISLSVSTSSSYGTYFNGLLSLSPITGLAKPFFILVTGFVLLFPKGEDLLKRGEYHFLLLMILLGSMLVIEVNNLLLFYLALELISITSYILITFNFDKKGFEAGIKYLLFGAMASGLMLYGLSLIYGLTGTLQIDQIGLFLAQETDLGHWLPSALVLFFVGIWFKLSLAPMHIWSPDVYEAGPTPVAAYISILPKAAVLIFFGQFVINTGLDLIDFDWKLVFAGLALASMFIGNLSALSQSNAKRMMAYSSIAHSGMLIIGIIVGNAFGIQSMLFYTIVYGFMNLGAFYVIDLFQKQGFEKIEDLSGLGRQVPWLGVCTVVIMIALAGLPPTGGFTAKLLMFTSLWEYYQTEGQSYLVWLFGFGLLNTAISLFYYLKIPYYLFVHSSENKKEINFSIKDGTIVAIIVFLVLLSFFKADLLLNVLNQFNFAL, encoded by the coding sequence ATGAGTCTGAGTTCACTGAACGATCAAATACAGGCCATTATTGGAGACTTTGGGGTGTTGCTCCCAGAGGCTACATTGATATTGGGCAGTTTTGCCTTGATCATTTTGCAATTGATATTAAAGGATAAAGGCGCCTCCGTCAAGACCGTCAGCAGTCTTTTCTTGCTGGGGTTGATCTCTTTGTCCGTATCCACATCCTCAAGTTATGGAACGTATTTTAATGGATTACTGTCCTTGTCTCCCATCACAGGATTGGCTAAGCCATTTTTTATACTAGTCACTGGTTTTGTTTTGCTTTTCCCGAAAGGAGAGGACCTGTTGAAAAGAGGTGAGTATCATTTTCTGTTGCTGATGATCCTGCTCGGATCTATGCTGGTGATCGAGGTAAACAATCTATTGCTCTTTTACCTAGCACTGGAATTGATTTCTATCACGTCTTATATTCTGATTACTTTCAATTTTGATAAAAAAGGATTTGAGGCAGGGATCAAATATTTGCTGTTTGGAGCCATGGCTAGTGGACTGATGCTGTATGGCCTGTCGTTGATTTATGGCCTTACAGGTACGCTACAAATTGATCAAATTGGCCTGTTTCTGGCTCAAGAGACTGACTTAGGCCATTGGCTGCCTTCGGCCTTGGTGCTGTTCTTTGTGGGGATTTGGTTTAAGTTGTCACTGGCACCGATGCACATTTGGTCGCCAGATGTGTATGAAGCTGGGCCTACTCCGGTGGCCGCCTATATCTCTATCTTGCCTAAGGCTGCCGTGCTGATTTTCTTCGGGCAATTCGTCATCAACACGGGTCTTGATTTGATTGATTTCGATTGGAAGCTCGTGTTTGCTGGATTGGCTTTAGCGAGTATGTTCATTGGCAATCTCTCCGCGCTAAGTCAGAGCAATGCCAAACGAATGATGGCTTATTCGTCTATCGCACACTCAGGCATGCTCATCATCGGAATTATCGTGGGCAATGCTTTTGGCATCCAATCCATGCTGTTTTATACCATCGTTTATGGTTTTATGAATCTGGGGGCTTTCTATGTGATTGACTTGTTTCAGAAGCAGGGGTTTGAAAAAATTGAGGACTTGTCTGGCCTTGGGCGTCAGGTGCCGTGGCTAGGCGTATGTACAGTAGTGATTATGATTGCGCTGGCAGGGCTGCCTCCAACGGGAGGGTTTACTGCGAAGCTATTGATGTTCACCTCGCTGTGGGAATATTACCAAACCGAAGGACAAAGCTATCTGGTTTGGTTATTTGGTTTTGGGTTGTTGAATACGGCCATTTCCTTATTTTATTATCTCAAAATCCCGTATTATCTATTTGTTCACTCGAGTGAAAACAAAAAAGAAATAAATTTTTCGATAAAAGATGGCACTATTGTGGCTATCATCGTGTTCCTAGTTTTATTATCATTCTTTAAAGCCGACCTATTGCTGAACGTATTAAATCAGTTTAACTTTGCACTTTAA
- a CDS encoding amidophosphoribosyltransferase, translating into MSDPIKHECGIAHLRLRKPLQYYIDKYNTPLYGANKLLLLMKKMQNRGQDGAGIANIKLGLEPGYRYISRYRSIDANSLQKIFDKVAKKFNKALKEGGKEKFLDEEWLKKNYGFTGEVWLGHLRYGTHGKNSIESCHPFLRQNNWRSRNLVVAGNFNMTNVDELFDILISLGQNPKEKTDTVTVMEKIGHFLDEENQEIFDKHKFKLSNKDITKKIEEELSMINILKKSCKDFDGGYTMAGMVGHGASFVARDPAGIRPAYYYADEEVVIVASEKPAIKTATNCAYEDIKEITPGHALIINQDGSFSEEQFIDMLPKKSCSFERIYFSRSSDPDIYRERKKLGELLVPKVLKSVNFDLKNTIFSYIPNSAETAFLGLMSGLDQYLVAKRKEIILDGKPHNGDIEEVLSFRPRVEKLVIKDAKLRTFIADDSSRDELVANVYDTTYEVVNKGVDNLVIIDDSIVRGTTLEKSILTLLDRLDPKKIVIVSSAPQIRFPDCYGIDMSRMKDFVAFRAVLELLEENDKSYMLDEVLAKCEESVGNPDAPNHVQELYEPFTADQVSAKITDIVRPKGMKAELEVIFQSVDNLHKACPDHKGDWYFTGNFPTVGGNRVVNKAFVNFMKGVTVRAY; encoded by the coding sequence ATGAGCGACCCTATTAAACACGAGTGCGGGATAGCGCACCTCCGTTTGAGAAAACCCCTTCAATACTACATTGACAAGTACAACACGCCCCTGTACGGCGCCAATAAGCTGCTGCTTCTGATGAAGAAGATGCAGAATAGGGGCCAGGATGGTGCTGGTATTGCCAATATTAAGCTAGGTCTTGAGCCGGGCTATAGATACATTAGTCGCTATCGTTCGATCGATGCGAATTCTCTTCAGAAGATCTTCGACAAAGTGGCCAAGAAGTTTAATAAGGCACTGAAAGAGGGAGGAAAGGAAAAATTCCTCGATGAAGAGTGGCTGAAAAAGAATTACGGGTTTACCGGAGAAGTATGGCTTGGGCACTTGCGCTATGGTACACACGGTAAAAATAGTATCGAAAGCTGCCATCCGTTTCTTCGCCAAAACAACTGGCGATCAAGAAACCTAGTGGTAGCGGGTAACTTCAACATGACCAATGTGGATGAGCTATTTGACATCCTCATTTCGCTTGGTCAGAATCCAAAAGAAAAAACAGATACTGTGACTGTAATGGAAAAAATCGGTCACTTTCTAGATGAAGAAAATCAAGAGATATTCGATAAGCACAAGTTCAAGCTTTCAAATAAGGATATCACAAAAAAGATAGAAGAGGAGCTGTCGATGATTAACATCCTCAAGAAGTCTTGTAAGGATTTTGATGGAGGATACACCATGGCCGGAATGGTAGGACACGGTGCTTCATTTGTGGCCAGAGATCCAGCAGGCATTCGTCCAGCCTATTATTACGCAGATGAGGAGGTGGTGATTGTGGCATCAGAGAAGCCTGCAATCAAGACAGCTACCAACTGCGCCTATGAGGATATTAAAGAAATTACGCCTGGGCACGCTTTGATTATCAATCAAGATGGTTCTTTTTCAGAAGAGCAATTCATTGATATGTTGCCGAAAAAATCGTGTAGTTTCGAAAGAATTTATTTCTCAAGAAGTTCTGATCCAGACATTTACAGAGAAAGAAAAAAATTGGGTGAATTGCTTGTGCCAAAAGTCTTGAAATCAGTCAATTTTGATTTAAAGAATACCATTTTCTCCTACATTCCGAATTCGGCAGAGACTGCATTTTTAGGGTTGATGAGTGGACTGGATCAGTATTTAGTGGCCAAACGTAAAGAAATCATCCTAGATGGGAAACCTCATAATGGAGACATAGAGGAAGTGCTTTCTTTCCGCCCGAGAGTGGAAAAATTGGTAATCAAAGATGCCAAACTCCGTACATTTATTGCAGATGATTCTTCAAGAGATGAACTGGTGGCCAATGTATATGATACCACTTATGAGGTAGTGAACAAAGGTGTAGATAATCTCGTGATCATTGATGATTCTATTGTTCGAGGAACTACGCTTGAGAAAAGTATTTTAACACTACTCGATAGACTCGATCCTAAGAAAATAGTTATTGTATCTTCTGCACCTCAGATTCGATTCCCTGATTGTTATGGGATAGACATGAGTAGGATGAAGGACTTTGTGGCTTTCCGTGCGGTGCTGGAACTGTTAGAAGAAAACGACAAGTCTTATATGCTCGATGAGGTTCTGGCCAAATGCGAGGAGTCTGTAGGTAATCCTGATGCACCAAATCATGTGCAAGAGTTGTATGAGCCATTCACAGCAGATCAAGTGTCTGCAAAAATCACGGATATTGTTCGTCCTAAGGGCATGAAGGCTGAGTTGGAAGTCATATTCCAATCAGTCGACAATCTGCACAAAGCTTGTCCAGATCATAAAGGAGACTGGTACTTTACTGGAAACTTCCCGACCGTAGGTGGCAATCGCGTGGTAAACAAAGCGTTTGTCAACTTTATGAAAGGGGTGACGGTTAGAGCGTATTAA
- a CDS encoding ATP-binding protein translates to MRQVSGQALRKLVNKKFNTLGIIVLLWAICVNYSSVASNLTWMQAQKQKAGIVAIQYKLNEPFLMSNNGKLEGFEYEMMAGFQAYLANQYGVHIQYNWIEWNTLAEIFVQIQTKEHAGDIGLDIISWTADRERNVKFSEPYFPDFQVLITHRSNPSVLHENEFMSPYNDYTAISVLGTTYDQNLKKIRDQGAHFDIRYIEQSTQVIQELIRSPKTFGYSDLTRYLLALNQDLPIKRLNAYAIKGHGLGVVFNRDSDWDIPFNEFLKSPEFAKIKKHSIQRHFGPEFNQFINNLSNHQDEEMVLLMQEKMFMDDEIERRKKEAAQQEQIKNLLIVAVLFTFLTAFFLFNRSKIKSNANKLLMSHQKMIEQKNNLLSERNEELTQLNNEKNSYIHILSHDLRAPINNINSISKLLKDAKLTIDEAKMLDHITTESKRLSDMVTRILDVERIESQQTEEFKKIDLSKVLTEIVTNFSQAAADKQISIESNISPNIHISGVDAYVFHVFDNLLSNAIKFTPLEKKIYLDSQINEKQVIIKLRDEGPGLSQDDQNNMFKKFQTLTAKPTAGEDSSGIGLTIVHKYVNLLKANLSWESQLGEGTTFIVSFDKLS, encoded by the coding sequence ATGAGACAAGTGTCAGGGCAAGCTTTGAGAAAATTAGTCAACAAAAAATTTAACACTCTAGGTATAATCGTGCTACTATGGGCGATATGCGTCAATTATTCCAGCGTAGCGAGCAATCTCACATGGATGCAGGCTCAAAAACAAAAAGCCGGCATTGTGGCCATTCAGTATAAGCTAAACGAGCCCTTTCTAATGTCCAACAATGGCAAACTGGAAGGGTTTGAGTACGAAATGATGGCAGGGTTCCAAGCGTATCTCGCCAATCAATATGGCGTGCACATCCAATATAACTGGATAGAATGGAATACGCTGGCTGAAATATTTGTCCAAATACAAACTAAAGAGCACGCCGGAGATATCGGTCTTGACATCATTTCCTGGACAGCTGATCGCGAACGAAATGTAAAGTTCTCAGAACCATACTTTCCAGATTTTCAGGTATTAATTACTCATAGATCCAATCCCTCTGTACTTCACGAAAATGAATTCATGTCTCCCTACAACGACTATACAGCCATCTCAGTACTAGGGACCACCTATGATCAAAACCTGAAGAAAATACGCGATCAAGGTGCTCATTTCGATATTCGCTACATCGAACAAAGCACACAGGTGATTCAAGAACTGATAAGGTCTCCAAAAACATTTGGCTATAGCGATCTCACTAGATACTTACTGGCTCTGAACCAAGATTTGCCTATCAAACGACTCAACGCCTATGCGATCAAAGGTCATGGGCTAGGTGTTGTGTTTAATAGAGATTCAGATTGGGATATACCTTTCAATGAATTTCTCAAAAGTCCTGAATTTGCCAAAATAAAAAAACATAGCATACAAAGACACTTCGGCCCCGAATTCAATCAATTCATCAATAACCTTTCCAATCACCAAGATGAAGAAATGGTACTCCTGATGCAGGAAAAGATGTTTATGGACGACGAAATAGAAAGACGAAAAAAAGAAGCTGCACAACAAGAACAAATAAAAAACCTGCTGATCGTGGCTGTTCTATTTACATTTTTAACTGCCTTTTTTCTATTCAACAGAAGCAAGATCAAGTCCAATGCGAATAAGCTGCTAATGTCTCATCAAAAAATGATTGAGCAGAAAAATAATTTATTAAGTGAACGCAACGAGGAGCTTACGCAATTGAATAACGAGAAAAACAGCTACATACATATCTTATCCCATGATCTCAGAGCACCGATCAATAATATCAATAGTATTTCTAAATTATTGAAAGACGCCAAACTCACGATAGATGAAGCAAAAATGCTAGATCACATTACCACTGAATCCAAAAGATTGAGTGATATGGTGACACGTATCCTGGATGTAGAACGTATCGAATCGCAGCAAACTGAAGAATTTAAAAAAATTGACTTGAGCAAGGTGCTCACTGAAATTGTTACCAACTTTTCTCAAGCTGCGGCAGATAAGCAAATTTCTATTGAATCCAATATATCCCCCAACATCCATATCTCTGGTGTTGATGCTTATGTCTTTCACGTATTCGACAATCTCCTTTCCAATGCGATCAAGTTTACGCCTTTGGAGAAGAAGATTTATTTGGATTCTCAGATTAATGAAAAACAAGTCATCATCAAGCTACGCGACGAAGGCCCAGGTTTGTCTCAAGATGATCAAAACAACATGTTCAAGAAGTTTCAGACACTCACAGCCAAGCCCACAGCAGGAGAAGACTCTAGTGGCATTGGCCTAACGATAGTGCACAAATATGTGAATCTGCTCAAAGCAAATCTAAGTTGGGAATCTCAACTGGGCGAAGGCACCACTTTCATCGTCTCATTCGACAAACTTTCGTAA
- a CDS encoding LytR/AlgR family response regulator transcription factor, with protein sequence MISVLIVEDELIIANDLQDILESNNYHVIGIAKSYDLAINKLSTKQPDIVLLDIQIDGSKDGIDLANTIRNEYEIPFVFISSHTDRATLDRAKKSKPNGFLVKPFEDEDVFVAVEMALSNFSKEQNNNQDNQDFTINESLFIRQKNTAVKVAYDDILYASSDANYCTLYTDDKKFVMRSTLKELESKLNDKRFFRCHKSHLVNLKHLTAINSEVISIQNVELPVGREQQALLMDSINKI encoded by the coding sequence ATGATTAGTGTACTCATAGTTGAAGATGAATTGATCATCGCCAATGATTTACAAGATATCCTTGAGTCCAACAACTACCATGTAATTGGTATCGCCAAAAGTTATGATCTGGCCATCAATAAACTCTCGACCAAGCAACCAGACATTGTGCTCCTGGATATCCAAATCGATGGATCAAAAGACGGAATTGATCTGGCCAACACCATACGAAATGAGTACGAAATTCCTTTTGTATTTATATCATCACACACCGACCGAGCCACTCTTGACCGGGCCAAGAAGTCTAAACCCAATGGATTCTTAGTCAAACCATTTGAAGATGAAGATGTATTTGTTGCTGTAGAAATGGCATTGAGCAACTTCTCTAAGGAACAAAATAACAACCAAGACAATCAGGACTTCACTATCAACGAAAGTCTTTTCATTAGACAAAAGAATACAGCAGTAAAAGTTGCTTACGACGACATCTTGTACGCTAGCTCAGACGCCAACTACTGTACACTTTACACTGATGACAAGAAGTTTGTTATGCGATCGACCTTGAAGGAACTGGAGAGTAAGCTGAATGATAAAAGGTTCTTTCGTTGTCACAAATCCCACTTGGTCAATCTCAAACACCTCACCGCTATCAATAGCGAAGTTATTTCCATTCAAAATGTGGAGCTTCCCGTAGGCAGAGAGCAACAAGCCCTTTTAATGGATAGCATCAACAAAATTTAG